Proteins co-encoded in one Lasioglossum baleicum chromosome 3, iyLasBale1, whole genome shotgun sequence genomic window:
- the Fibp gene encoding acidic fibroblast growth factor intracellular-binding protein codes for MLSEVDVFISNYTLVDPEIYQLWVDGHSSSDAVNILHQRGICHQTNASIELVASDILDHYRTYALLEKLLHTPTKLASEQLAFQIEPQTSQMLIEMYYEFDDIVIRELLGKKLTSKSRKDMDEVSEKTGITLKSCRRQYDNVKRVFKVVEDLPGSLAVNIEQHFLLSEDLAKRYAAVVFIACLRFEMNKRKLQFLTYPDLYHCANSMMSLWTYRCVGSEYFDTDLDREFLLELAECRILLENDKHHKHLVCIKLKPMLPERSYQEVDSNFRSYSRAILGIGCNLHRSRDLRFFFLELVERCVEPWRQINWSHTDLRNFLTVYTQCALDMDVLRDGELRDAFERYMIVVTCCLLRMYHT; via the exons ATGTTGTCAGAAGTCGACGTATTTATAAGTAATTATACGCTCGTCGATCCCGAGATATACCAGCTTTGGGTCGACGGTCATTCCT CTAGCGACGCGGTCAACATTTTGCATCAGCGAGGTATCTGTCATCAAACGAATGCTAGTATCGAGTTGGTTGCTTCCGATATCCTGGATCACTATCGAACCTACGCCCTTTTGGAAAAACTGCTTCATACTCCTACAAAATTAGCAAGCGAACAACTCGCGTTTCAAATAGAACCCCAAACTAGTCAGATGCTCATCGAAAT GTACTACGAGTTCGACGACATCGTTATCAGAGAGCTATTGGGCAAAAAGCTAACTTCAAAAAGTAGAAAGGATATGGACGAAGTGTCCGAGAAGACTGGTATCACGTTGAAGAGCTGCCGCAGACAGTACGATAACGTGAAAAGAGTATTTAAAGTCGTCGAAGATTTGCCAGGCTCCTTAGCAGTTAATATTGAACAGCATTTTTTACTATCCGAAGACCTTGCCAA GCGATACGCAGCTGTGGTGTTCATCGCTTGTCTCAGATTCGAAATGAACAAACGGAAGCTGCAATTTCTAACGTACCCGGATTTATATCACTGCGCCAATAGCATGATGTCTCTGTGGACGTATCGCTGCGTCGGCTCCGAATACTTCGATACGGACTTGGACAGAGAGTTTCTATTGGAACTGGCCGAGTGTAGAATACTCTTGGAAAACGATAAACATCACAAACA TTTAGTATGTATCAAACTGAAGCCTATGCTTCCGGAACGTTCTTACCAAGAAGTGGACAGCAATTTCCGTTCGTATTCCAGAGCAATACTGGGGATAGGATGTAATCTGCATCGTTCCAGGGATCTGAGGTTCTTCTTTCTAGAATTGGTAGAGAGATGCGTGGAACCGTGGCGTCAAATTAATTGGAGTCATACGGatcttcgaaattttttaaCGGTTTATACTCAATGCGCGTTAGATATGGATGTACTGAG GGACGGCGAGCTGAGGGATGCTTTCGAACGCTACATGATTGTTGTAACATGTTGTTTATTGCGTATGTATCATACATGA
- the Daw gene encoding activin beta chain dawdle, protein MRLVHRFVVLFLVGGITGNRIEALWSKVENPLSSVWRSFYSQPTASDSSGSSHSSSLEEEGCTECAHNKISLLASDPILTEFRVEYVKQQILKKLRLSKPPEISMPLSTLPKPLINGRVLELRPGAPLEPEKSIDSFYGKTDQIVVFPNEGVADSKKCRHSSNHLTGFNPAACFTFYLPNEMQFLDVTSAQLWFYKEYDENDDLNQTFVLSELDHWDLDGNFEKNTMVAIFETDIGEGWVKADVSFTLKKWVEELRLNHAIQIACSTCSIDRDTAPVSIELTLKPFLVIHASPLPQKNRPKRNSNCLPEMKECCRDELYINFEDMGWSDWILHPSGYHAYFCRGSCSSAASLTASGSAYNNVIRRLLARRGNTVHRKSEIVPCCSPTQFSPIQLLYVDSNNTITQKTLPNMVVEACGCM, encoded by the exons ATGCGTCTCGTCCATCGGTTTGTCGTTCTTTTCCTAGTAGGCGGGATCACGGGAAATCGGATCGAAGCGCTCTGGTCGAAAGTGGAAAATCCGCTGAGTTCGGTCTGGCGCAGTTTCTATTCGCAACCGACCGCTTCCGATTCATCCGGATCTAGTCACAGCTCCTCCCTCGAGGAAGAGGGTTGCACGGAATGCGCCCACAACAAGATCAGTCTGCTCGCGAGCGATCCAATTTTGACCGAGTTCAGGGTCGAATACGTCAAGCAACAAATTCTGAAGAAACTGCGACTTTCCAAGCCTCCGGAGATATCGATGCCGCTCTCGACCTTGCCGAAGCCTCTGATAAACGGTCGTGTGCTCGAACTTCGACCCGGAGCGCCTCTCGAGCCGGAAAAATCGATCGACAGTTTCTACGGGAAAACCGATCAAATTGTCGTTTTCCCAAACGAAG GTGTGGCTGACTCGAAAAAGTGTCGACACAGTTCAAACCATTTGACCGGGTTCAACCCTGCAGCCTGCTTCACGTTTTATCTGCCGAATGAGATGCAATTTCTGGACGTGACCTCGGCACAGTTATGGTTCTACAAAGAATACGACGAGAATGATGACCTCAATCAAACTTTTGTCCTATCCGAACTCGATCATTGGGACCTGGATGGCAATTTCGAAAAGAACACGATGGTTGCGATCTTCGAAACCGATATCGGAG AGGGTTGGGTGAAAGCGGACGTGAGCTTCACCTTGAAGAAATGGGTGGAAGAGCTTCGGCTGAACCACGCGATACAAATAGCTTGCAGCACCTGTTCGATCGACCGTGATACCGCACCGGTATCCATCGAGCTGACTCTGAAACCGTTTCTCGTGATACACGCGTCGCCGTTGCCGCAGAAAAACAGGCCGAAAAGGAATTCGAACTGTTTGCCGGAAATGAAGGAATGTTGCAGGGACGAGCTCTACATAAATTTCGAAGATATGGGCTGGAGCGATTGGATCCTACACCCGAGCGGGTATCACGCCTACTTTTGTCGCGGTTCTTGttcctccgcggcttcgttgacCGCCAGTGGTTCCGCGTACAACAATGTGATCAGG AGATTGTTGGCCAGAAGGGGGAACACGGTCCACCGTAAAAGCGAGATCGTACCATGTTGTTCGCCGACGCAGTTCTCGCCCATCCAGCTGCTCTACGTCGACTCAAACAATACGATCACGCAAAAGACTCTACCGAATATGGTGGTCGAAGCTTGCGGTTGTATGTGA
- the Ctsl4 gene encoding cathepsin L4 — MRNGSAMNLRLCAPTSLAFLLLTTLLRFASIRPFEQGRNRFPPQIAEKLDEYWNTYKAQHNKTYSDNTEAARRIAWEENLVTIYKHNMMAAAGHHSYTLRDNHIADLGTRQYVRDMVKLLPSRKRRVTNEPMVGAVFHDPRRVPPRFDWREAGFQTPPENQQSCGSCYAYSIAGGIQGQIFKRTGLLIPLSVQQLIDCTTSTGNLGCSGGSLRNTLRYLEKAEGLMDSDHYPYESRQGPCRFQKHSSVVNITSWAVLPARNEKALEAAVATIGPIAASINASPKTFQLYHQGVYDDETCSSDNVNHAMLIVGYTPTEWILKNWWGDGWGENGYMRLAKNKNRCGIANYAAYAKV; from the exons ATGAGAAACGGTTCAGCGATGAATTTACGACTTTGCGCGCCTACGAGTCTCGCGTTTCTTCTGCTAACAACGCTGCTGCGATTCGCAAGTATTCGACCATTCGAGCAGGGGAGGAACCGTTTTCCTCCGCAAATAGCGGAAAAACTGGACGAATACTGGAACACGTACAAG GCTCAGCACAACAAGACTTACTCCGACAATACGGAGGCAGCGAGAAGAATCGCTTGGGAGGAGAATTTGGTAACGATTTACAAGCACAACATGATGGCAGCAGCGGGTCATCACAGCTACACGCTTCGCGACAATCACATCGCGGATCTGGGGACCAGGCAATACGTTCGAGACATG GTAAAACTGCTGCCGAGCCGCAAGCGTCGCGTAACGAACGAGCCGATGGTTGGGGCGGTATTCCACGATCCGCGGCGCGTACCGCCGCGATTCGATTGGCGCGAAGCCGGTTTTCAAACTCCCCCGGAAAACCAACAGAGTTGCGGTAGCTGTTACGCCTATTCGATAGCCGGCGGTATCCAGGGTCAAATTTTCAAACGAACCGGCTTGCTGATTCCTCTGAGCGTGCAACAGCTGATCGATTGCACCACTTCCACGGGCAATTTGGGTTGTTCCGGTGGTTCTCTGAGAAACACCCTCAGATATCTCGAGAAAGCAGAAGGATTGATGGATAGTGATCACTATCCTTACGAAAGCAGA CAAGGTCCGTGCCGTTTCCAGAAACACTCGAGCGTCGTTAACATTACTTCGTGGGCAGTGTTGCCGGCGCGCAACGAGAAAGCTTTGGAAGCTGCCGTGGCGACCATAGGTCCGATCGCAGCCTCGATAAACGCCAGCCCGAAAACGTTTCAATTGTACCA CCAAGGAGTCTACGACGACGAGACTTGTAGCTCGGACAACGTGAATCACGCCATGCTGATCGTCGGGTACACGCCAACCGAGTGGATCTTGAAGAATTGGTGGGGCGACGGATGGGGTGAAAACGGCTACATGCGATTGGCCAAGAACAAAAATCGATGCGGCATTGCCAATTACGCGGCTTATGCAAAGGTTTAG